In Firmicutes bacterium CAG:345, a single genomic region encodes these proteins:
- a CDS encoding unknown (no significant homology to UniProt) translates to MPELDEKEFAYKASNKKQQKLYDHYVETFKQKPVFCLRLKKNVLSNEMKPITTLVFEPSKDMPFWKLCTIGASDYLMPERDIGWGRKANQRNEYMMLIDPEVEISQEKTEWLSLNSLLWATAEYAFNAKENITVSDAIDMQIKGKYCGTVLLLPEIFKSPSIVKCFVSKHKYISIFQVMPITKEQLSKKLKKGTNGIYWLMEQFYTHDDDYKLIASKPFTTL, encoded by the coding sequence TTGCCAGAATTAGATGAAAAAGAATTTGCTTATAAAGCGAGTAACAAGAAACAACAAAAATTATATGACCATTATGTTGAGACTTTTAAGCAAAAGCCTGTTTTTTGCTTGAGACTTAAAAAGAATGTTCTATCAAATGAAATGAAGCCAATTACTACTCTTGTATTTGAGCCCTCAAAAGATATGCCATTTTGGAAACTATGCACGATTGGTGCTAGCGACTACCTAATGCCTGAACGTGATATTGGGTGGGGAAGAAAGGCAAATCAACGCAACGAATACATGATGCTTATCGATCCAGAAGTCGAAATCAGTCAGGAGAAAACGGAATGGTTATCGCTCAACTCATTGCTCTGGGCTACAGCTGAATACGCATTTAATGCAAAAGAAAATATTACTGTTTCCGATGCCATTGACATGCAAATAAAAGGCAAATACTGCGGGACTGTATTGTTATTACCAGAAATATTTAAATCTCCAAGCATAGTTAAGTGCTTTGTTTCCAAACATAAATACATTAGCATTTTTCAAGTTATGCCCATAACAAAAGAACAACTTTCTAAAAAACTAAAAAAAGGAACAAATGGTATATATTGGCTAATGGAACAATTTTAT